One Oryzomonas sagensis DNA segment encodes these proteins:
- the argF gene encoding ornithine carbamoyltransferase translates to MARHFLALHDYNKAELDGMLTLARELKEKQQQGVPHRLLDGKALAMIFEKSSTRTRISFEVGMFQLGGHGLFISNRDSQIGRGEPIRDTARVMSRYCDGVMIRTFGQEIVDEFARYASVPVINGLTDLFHPCQIMADLLTVVEHKGAYEGLKFAWVGDGNNMANTWIEAAAIFGFDLALACPAGYRPDQAVLAWADAKAPGRIIVTDDPKAAVRDADVLNTDVWASMGQESEQKERERAFAGYCLDDALLALAKPDAVVLHCLPAHRGEEISDSVIEGKNSVVWDEAENRLHVQKAIMATLMK, encoded by the coding sequence ATGGCGCGGCACTTTCTGGCGTTGCACGATTACAACAAGGCGGAACTCGACGGCATGCTGACCCTGGCGCGGGAGCTGAAGGAGAAGCAGCAACAGGGCGTCCCCCACCGGCTTCTGGACGGCAAGGCCCTGGCCATGATCTTCGAGAAGTCTTCCACCCGGACCCGCATCTCCTTCGAGGTGGGGATGTTCCAACTGGGGGGCCACGGCCTCTTCATCTCCAACCGTGACTCCCAGATCGGGCGCGGCGAGCCGATCAGGGACACGGCTCGGGTCATGTCCCGCTACTGCGACGGCGTGATGATCCGTACCTTCGGCCAGGAGATCGTGGACGAATTCGCCCGCTACGCCTCCGTGCCGGTCATCAACGGCCTGACCGACCTGTTCCATCCCTGCCAGATCATGGCCGACCTGCTGACGGTCGTGGAACACAAGGGCGCCTACGAGGGGCTGAAGTTCGCCTGGGTGGGGGACGGCAACAACATGGCCAACACCTGGATCGAGGCGGCGGCCATCTTCGGCTTCGACCTGGCCCTGGCCTGCCCGGCCGGCTACCGGCCGGACCAGGCGGTGCTGGCCTGGGCCGATGCCAAGGCCCCGGGCAGGATCATTGTGACGGACGACCCGAAGGCGGCGGTGAGAGATGCCGACGTGCTCAACACCGATGTGTGGGCCAGCATGGGGCAGGAGTCTGAGCAGAAGGAGCGGGAACGGGCCTTTGCCGGCTACTGCCTGGATGACGCCCTGCTGGCCCTGGCCAAGCCGGACGCAGTCGTCCTGCACTGCCTCCCCGCCCACCGCGGCGAGGAGATCTCTGATTCGGTCATCGAGGGGAAGAACTCGGTGGTGTGGGACGAGGCCGAGAACCGGTTGCATGTGCAGAAGGCGATCATGGCCACGCTCATGAAGTAG
- the argB gene encoding acetylglutamate kinase, giving the protein MEHLIGKANTLMEALPYIRRFSGKTFVIKYGGHAMADERLKASFALDVIMLKSLGINAVIVHGGGPQINQTLKRYGIVSEFVRGMRVTDAETMSVVEMVLVGQVNKEVVGYLNQHGGRAVGLSGKDGTLLLSKKMLQEVKAEDGSRELVDIGYVGDVVKVNTDLIRTLESGKYLPVIAPVGVGPEGESYNINADLVAGRVAAALNAEKLILLTDIEGVKDKNGTLLGSIAVAGMHRLIEEEAITGGMIPKVVCCADALNEGVKKAHIIDGRVEHAVLLEIFTDGGIGTEIVK; this is encoded by the coding sequence TTTTTCGGGAAAGACCTTTGTCATCAAGTACGGCGGTCATGCCATGGCGGACGAAAGGCTGAAGGCCTCGTTCGCCCTGGATGTGATCATGCTCAAGTCCCTGGGGATCAACGCGGTCATCGTGCACGGCGGCGGCCCTCAGATCAACCAGACCCTCAAGCGCTACGGGATCGTCTCCGAATTTGTCCGCGGCATGCGGGTCACCGACGCGGAAACCATGTCGGTGGTGGAGATGGTACTGGTGGGCCAGGTGAACAAGGAGGTCGTCGGCTACCTGAACCAGCACGGCGGCCGGGCCGTCGGCCTCTCCGGCAAGGACGGCACCCTGCTGTTGTCCAAGAAGATGCTCCAGGAGGTCAAGGCGGAGGACGGCTCCCGCGAGTTGGTGGACATCGGCTATGTGGGGGATGTGGTCAAGGTCAACACCGACCTGATCAGGACCCTGGAGAGCGGGAAATACCTGCCGGTGATCGCCCCGGTGGGGGTCGGACCGGAGGGGGAGAGCTACAACATCAACGCCGACCTGGTGGCCGGCCGGGTGGCGGCCGCCCTGAACGCCGAGAAACTGATCCTGTTGACCGATATCGAAGGGGTCAAGGACAAGAACGGCACGCTGCTGGGCAGCATCGCCGTGGCCGGCATGCACCGCCTGATCGAGGAAGAGGCCATTACCGGCGGCATGATCCCCAAGGTGGTCTGCTGCGCCGACGCCCTGAACGAAGGGGTCAAAAAGGCCCATATCATCGATGGCCGGGTGGAGCACGCCGTGTTGCTGGAGATCTTCACCGACGGCGGCATCGGCACGGAGATCGTGAAATGA
- a CDS encoding acetylornithine transaminase: MNTQQWIEKSDKYIMRTYGRYPIVPVKGQGCRLWDADGKEYLDFLGGVAVNNLGHCHPAVVAALQKQAAELIHCSNYYQIPQQIELAELLCSHSFADKAFFCNSGAEANEAAIKLARKYSRDKFGPERYEIITAAESFHGRTMATVSATGQEKVQRFFDPLLHGFKHVPFNDVAALEAAVTPNTCAVMLEPIQGEGGVNVPSPGYFREVRRICDQHGLILIFDEVQVGMGRTGKLFAYEHFDVLPDIMTLAKALAGGAPIGTMLARDEFAAAFVPGTHGSTFGGNPLVCAAAIATVRTILEEGILNRTEEIGEYLLGELTALGKKYPFVKEVRGIGLMIGMGLTIPGAEIVKKGHSRGLLLNVTHDTVLRFVPPLVVTKQEITQMIAILDGIFAEVGA; this comes from the coding sequence ATGAACACACAACAATGGATAGAAAAGTCGGACAAATACATCATGAGGACCTACGGACGCTACCCCATCGTGCCGGTCAAGGGGCAGGGGTGCCGGCTGTGGGATGCCGACGGCAAGGAGTATCTGGACTTCCTGGGCGGGGTCGCGGTCAACAACCTGGGGCACTGCCATCCCGCGGTCGTCGCCGCCCTGCAAAAACAGGCCGCCGAACTGATCCACTGCTCCAACTATTACCAGATCCCGCAGCAGATCGAACTGGCCGAGTTGTTGTGCAGCCATTCCTTTGCCGACAAGGCCTTTTTCTGCAACTCCGGGGCTGAGGCCAACGAGGCGGCCATCAAGCTGGCCCGCAAGTACAGCCGGGACAAGTTCGGCCCCGAACGCTACGAGATCATTACCGCCGCCGAGTCGTTCCACGGCCGCACCATGGCGACCGTTTCCGCCACCGGCCAGGAGAAGGTGCAGCGTTTCTTCGATCCGCTGCTGCACGGCTTCAAGCACGTCCCCTTCAACGATGTCGCCGCCCTGGAGGCGGCCGTCACGCCCAACACCTGCGCCGTCATGCTGGAGCCGATCCAGGGGGAGGGGGGCGTCAATGTGCCCTCGCCCGGCTATTTCCGTGAGGTGCGCCGCATCTGCGACCAGCACGGCCTGATCCTGATCTTCGACGAGGTGCAGGTGGGCATGGGACGTACCGGCAAGCTCTTCGCCTACGAGCACTTCGACGTGCTCCCCGATATCATGACCCTGGCCAAGGCCCTGGCCGGCGGTGCGCCCATCGGCACCATGCTGGCCCGGGACGAGTTTGCCGCCGCCTTTGTGCCCGGCACCCACGGCTCCACCTTCGGCGGCAACCCGCTGGTCTGCGCGGCGGCCATCGCCACGGTACGCACCATCCTGGAAGAGGGGATTCTCAACCGCACCGAGGAGATCGGCGAGTACCTGCTGGGCGAGTTGACCGCCCTGGGAAAGAAGTACCCCTTTGTCAAGGAGGTACGCGGCATCGGCCTGATGATCGGCATGGGGCTGACGATCCCCGGCGCCGAGATCGTCAAGAAGGGGCACAGCCGTGGCCTGCTGCTCAACGTGACCCATGACACGGTGCTGCGTTTCGTGCCGCCCTTGGTGGTGACCAAACAGGAAATAACGCAAATGATAGCGATCCTCGACGGCATTTTTGCCGAGGTCGGGGCTTAG